Proteins from a single region of Sphaerochaeta globosa str. Buddy:
- a CDS encoding GntR family transcriptional regulator, protein MKDLNLKQQAYDYLKTKILNCEIKPGEYISEKDILESAEIGRTPFREAIIMLQAEHLVEVRPRHGTFSTRLTRTDVIEVFSMRKMLEPVAVFTYLNRIDVSKLLENDRLMERLSKNAEEVPASELCKTDMAFHSFFIENSGNSRLSRLLNPVFQDAYRISMFNNWFTNTRGRTWKETYDHHHLILQAIFKEDKQEIVSTYNTHLNYYLASALATIDLYEKEHGSD, encoded by the coding sequence ATGAAAGATCTCAACCTCAAGCAGCAAGCGTATGATTACCTAAAAACAAAGATTCTGAACTGTGAGATTAAACCCGGTGAATATATCTCGGAGAAAGATATTCTCGAATCCGCAGAAATCGGGCGAACCCCCTTTCGAGAAGCGATAATCATGCTGCAAGCTGAGCATCTGGTTGAAGTACGCCCTCGACATGGGACTTTTTCCACTCGATTGACCAGAACAGACGTCATAGAAGTCTTCAGCATGAGGAAAATGCTGGAACCTGTGGCCGTATTTACCTACCTGAATCGAATTGACGTCTCCAAACTCCTTGAGAACGACCGATTGATGGAACGGCTCAGCAAGAATGCCGAAGAGGTACCGGCATCAGAACTTTGCAAGACAGATATGGCCTTTCACTCGTTCTTCATCGAGAACTCAGGCAACAGCAGACTTAGCCGATTGCTGAACCCAGTCTTCCAGGATGCCTACCGCATCAGCATGTTCAACAATTGGTTTACCAATACCAGAGGAAGAACCTGGAAAGAAACCTATGATCACCATCACCTGATTCTGCAAGCAATATTCAAAGAGGACAAACAGGAAATAGTCAGCACCTACAATACCCATCTGAACTACTATCTGGCTTCCGCTCTTGCCACCATCGATCTCTATGAGAAGGAACATGGTAGTGATTGA
- a CDS encoding TRAP transporter large permease, protein MTLVFIAFVIFLLFGMPMAFAIGISGALFFLQHPNLPATILVQLPVTQTQNFALLAVPLFIFAGNLLNSGGTTQRLAKFAGLLTGHMRGGFAQTSVVLSTLMGGVSGSAIADAAMEARLLGDDMKKAGYSKGFIANNIAFTGLITATIPPGNALIIFGTTSNVSIGKLFAGGLIVGGFMMMVMMLATWGISRMRNYQPARSTRASAKEIVVSLKECIWALIFPIMLLVGIRMGLFTPSEVGAFACIYALLVGAFIYKELNVKTFFEALENTVKDVGAVMFIIALSAIFGYGVPIEKVPQVVSQFMVGISTNPNIILLLLVLILTLVGMFMEGAATILILTPVFMPLILQMGIDPVHFGLIVCTVVTMGNCTPPVGLSMFTVNSIIGCSLNEYTKEMIPWLVTFLLSMIVLVFLPGPFLFLQNLLF, encoded by the coding sequence ATGACGCTAGTCTTTATTGCCTTTGTTATTTTCTTGCTATTTGGTATGCCCATGGCCTTTGCAATCGGTATTTCTGGAGCATTGTTCTTTCTGCAGCATCCCAACCTTCCAGCTACCATTCTCGTTCAGTTGCCGGTTACCCAGACACAGAACTTTGCCCTCTTGGCTGTACCGCTTTTCATCTTTGCCGGGAATCTTCTCAACAGTGGAGGGACGACCCAAAGGCTTGCCAAGTTTGCCGGACTCCTTACCGGTCACATGCGCGGAGGTTTCGCGCAAACAAGTGTAGTGCTCAGTACCCTTATGGGCGGTGTTTCAGGCTCTGCTATTGCCGATGCTGCCATGGAAGCACGCCTGTTAGGCGATGATATGAAGAAAGCCGGCTATTCGAAGGGCTTTATTGCAAACAACATTGCTTTCACGGGTCTTATCACCGCCACCATCCCTCCGGGGAATGCCCTGATTATCTTTGGAACTACCAGCAACGTCTCCATCGGGAAGCTTTTTGCAGGAGGCCTGATTGTGGGTGGCTTCATGATGATGGTCATGATGCTCGCCACCTGGGGCATCTCAAGAATGCGGAACTATCAACCAGCCCGATCAACACGAGCAAGCGCCAAGGAAATTGTTGTCTCCTTGAAAGAATGTATCTGGGCACTCATATTCCCCATTATGTTGTTGGTAGGCATCAGGATGGGTCTTTTCACCCCTTCAGAAGTAGGCGCCTTTGCCTGTATCTATGCACTCTTGGTTGGTGCATTCATCTATAAGGAATTGAATGTAAAGACCTTCTTTGAGGCTTTGGAGAATACCGTCAAGGATGTCGGGGCGGTAATGTTCATCATTGCGCTATCGGCTATCTTCGGGTATGGAGTACCCATCGAAAAAGTACCTCAAGTAGTTTCCCAATTCATGGTTGGCATTTCAACCAATCCGAATATCATTCTCCTTCTTCTCGTGCTCATTCTCACCTTGGTTGGAATGTTCATGGAAGGAGCAGCAACCATTCTGATCCTCACCCCGGTATTCATGCCGCTGATTCTTCAGATGGGAATAGACCCGGTCCATTTCGGTCTCATCGTATGTACGGTTGTCACCATGGGCAACTGCACGCCTCCTGTGGGGCTTTCCATGTTCACCGTAAACTCCATCATCGGCTGTTCGCTGAATGAATATACCAAGGAAATGATTCCATGGTTGGTTACCTTTCTGCTTTCCATGATAGTGCTGGTATTCCTTCCCGGACCGTTCTTGTTCCTTCAGAACTTGCTTTTCTGA
- a CDS encoding C4-dicarboxylate TRAP transporter substrate-binding protein yields MKKLLVSLCVLVLVLGALAAAGSKEAVGEQKTYNLMFSHALTENDPYHKAFLDWADAVKTKTNGGLVIDVFASSQLGAEEDVIEQMRAGANIGHNTDSARLGNYVPQIAVFNGPYMLENMDEVKRAAELPVVKGWEKELEDKFGLKVLSFAYIQGHRNVISNKPVFKPADLAGLKLRTAGAPIWQESVRAIGATPVAMGRSEIYSAAQTKAIDGLEDVYTAYAAAQLDEVLKVVSETNHIYLINFSVCSAAWFNALPAEYQTILVEEADRAGYAVSERIKTEADTVKAQLIKEGIRVIPNSELDMEAFRKAGEKAYQVLGITDAKDLVYKALGK; encoded by the coding sequence ATGAAAAAATTACTCGTTAGTCTGTGTGTACTCGTCTTGGTGCTCGGTGCATTAGCCGCTGCAGGGTCCAAGGAAGCCGTCGGAGAACAGAAGACATACAATCTGATGTTCAGTCATGCTTTGACCGAGAATGACCCTTATCACAAGGCTTTCTTGGATTGGGCTGATGCAGTGAAGACCAAAACGAACGGTGGATTGGTTATCGATGTGTTTGCCAGCTCCCAGCTCGGTGCTGAAGAAGATGTCATTGAACAGATGCGAGCCGGTGCAAATATCGGGCATAATACTGACTCAGCAAGACTTGGCAACTATGTACCGCAGATTGCTGTGTTCAACGGCCCCTACATGCTGGAGAACATGGATGAAGTGAAGCGTGCAGCAGAATTGCCGGTTGTTAAAGGCTGGGAGAAGGAGCTTGAGGACAAGTTCGGTCTCAAGGTGCTTTCTTTTGCTTACATACAGGGTCATCGAAACGTTATCAGCAATAAGCCTGTTTTCAAGCCTGCAGACCTCGCGGGTCTCAAGCTGCGAACAGCAGGTGCTCCCATTTGGCAGGAATCCGTCCGTGCAATCGGAGCCACTCCCGTAGCGATGGGCAGAAGTGAGATTTACTCCGCAGCCCAGACTAAGGCTATCGATGGTCTTGAAGATGTATATACCGCTTACGCAGCTGCTCAGCTTGACGAAGTCTTGAAGGTGGTCAGTGAGACTAATCACATCTACCTGATCAACTTCTCCGTGTGTTCTGCTGCTTGGTTCAATGCTCTTCCGGCTGAGTATCAGACTATTCTGGTTGAAGAGGCCGACCGTGCAGGATACGCAGTATCTGAAAGAATAAAGACCGAGGCTGATACTGTAAAGGCACAGCTGATCAAGGAAGGAATCCGCGTAATTCCCAACTCAGAACTTGATATGGAAGCATTCCGTAAAGCCGGCGAGAAGGCATACCAGGTACTTGGTATCACCGATGCAAAAGATCTCGTCTACAAGGCTCTCGGCAAATAA
- a CDS encoding LCCL domain-containing protein translates to MKQRTLLVCILIVFALPLLPGSEVTSITWETTAQEYKGRYTEKITFQLPPNGTPKPVYGFGEYAWNSSIGSAAVAMDLLTYKDGGTVTILIVEGPEYYKSGETYEGWNTTFVFLDAKGNIIKPDEASIMYIDIPEEPFEPVSTPSPKSFTVSNNTGTTLTYLGIFSSDMRAVGVHKKNLLANERLPNGQSVQIYFAENPDLEAVILYRYGQVLQVDATAERQREFRYEWRPDTNNLQIILLPEHERKQKSLTSLAVINEGEYALVELYLLTPAMEAKRDYSKEILQGQVIRSGETCVIDLMKWPYLRSFLEKQTQDLLSVEAYDEDGYPLFQFWLPEYENLEITLSDWDYL, encoded by the coding sequence ATGAAGCAGAGAACTCTACTTGTTTGCATCCTCATCGTGTTTGCACTCCCGCTTTTGCCGGGGTCGGAGGTCACATCCATTACCTGGGAGACGACTGCCCAGGAATATAAAGGCAGATACACAGAGAAGATCACTTTTCAACTGCCTCCAAACGGGACACCTAAGCCTGTCTATGGCTTTGGTGAATATGCATGGAACTCAAGTATCGGTAGCGCCGCCGTAGCCATGGACTTGCTTACCTACAAGGATGGGGGGACGGTAACAATTCTCATTGTGGAAGGTCCTGAGTATTACAAAAGTGGGGAGACCTACGAGGGTTGGAATACCACCTTTGTATTTCTCGATGCCAAGGGGAACATTATTAAACCGGATGAAGCTTCGATTATGTATATTGATATCCCTGAGGAACCGTTTGAACCGGTCAGCACCCCTTCCCCAAAGTCTTTCACCGTTTCCAACAACACAGGTACAACACTTACGTACCTGGGTATCTTTAGCTCCGACATGCGGGCGGTAGGAGTGCATAAAAAAAATCTTCTCGCCAACGAAAGACTGCCGAATGGACAAAGTGTGCAGATATACTTTGCTGAGAACCCCGACCTAGAAGCGGTAATCCTCTATCGATACGGCCAAGTACTGCAAGTCGATGCAACCGCAGAGCGACAGAGAGAGTTCAGGTACGAATGGAGACCTGACACGAACAATCTTCAGATTATTCTGTTACCGGAGCACGAAAGAAAGCAGAAATCACTTACATCACTTGCCGTGATCAATGAAGGTGAGTATGCACTCGTTGAATTGTATCTACTCACCCCGGCGATGGAGGCGAAGCGAGACTACAGTAAGGAAATCCTGCAAGGACAAGTGATAAGAAGTGGCGAAACATGTGTCATAGACCTCATGAAATGGCCGTATCTGCGTTCGTTTCTGGAGAAACAAACACAGGATCTTCTTTCAGTAGAGGCGTATGACGAGGATGGGTACCCACTCTTCCAATTCTGGCTGCCTGAGTATGAGAACCTGGAAATCACCCTCAGTGATTGGGATTACTTGTAG
- a CDS encoding sugar phosphate isomerase/epimerase family protein, with protein MKFCVAIGTALVETTPVPLGGNLIEQMNIASSIGYDAVELHIPMPNVLDIPALLKTKKELGLSIATLGTGSIFGKFGFSLLEKDDLKREMLVGMIHQFIDCAALLESKVTIGSIKGNCCNGWVREEALQVFGTTLHSLSEYAGEKGVKLLIEATNRYENNVLNRGDEVVDIIKKYQLDHAQVLLDSFHSNIEEPDLNTCITKIAPFLGHVHVADNTRGYPGSGSFRFEAFTKQLCEIGYDGVVSVECLPKPTGLEAAKQAYAFLANHFVW; from the coding sequence TTGAAATTTTGTGTAGCTATAGGAACTGCGTTGGTTGAAACCACTCCGGTACCGCTCGGGGGGAATCTCATCGAGCAAATGAACATTGCTTCTTCAATAGGCTATGATGCCGTAGAATTACATATACCCATGCCAAATGTTTTGGATATTCCCGCATTGCTGAAAACAAAAAAAGAGCTGGGCCTCTCTATTGCAACCTTGGGAACAGGATCCATTTTTGGGAAATTTGGTTTTTCCTTGTTGGAAAAAGATGACTTGAAGCGGGAAATGCTGGTAGGCATGATCCATCAATTCATCGACTGTGCAGCACTATTGGAAAGCAAAGTCACCATTGGAAGCATCAAAGGGAATTGCTGCAACGGATGGGTACGGGAAGAAGCCCTACAGGTATTCGGGACTACCTTGCACAGTCTATCTGAATATGCAGGGGAAAAAGGAGTAAAGCTTCTTATTGAGGCTACCAATCGCTATGAGAATAATGTTTTGAACCGGGGTGATGAAGTAGTTGATATCATCAAAAAATACCAACTGGACCATGCTCAAGTACTCTTGGATTCTTTTCATAGCAATATCGAGGAACCCGATCTCAATACCTGCATCACCAAGATTGCTCCCTTTCTCGGCCATGTTCATGTTGCTGACAACACAAGAGGCTATCCAGGGTCGGGGAGTTTTCGCTTCGAAGCTTTTACCAAACAATTATGCGAGATTGGCTACGACGGAGTTGTATCGGTGGAATGTCTTCCCAAGCCAACCGGCTTGGAAGCAGCCAAACAAGCATATGCTTTCCTAGCAAACCATTTTGTTTGGTAG
- a CDS encoding TRAP transporter small permease, whose product MNTLFNRICKIEKYFAMFGIVVLTLCIFLGAVSRTLGKPLSWTTDIGMLMLTWSTFLGGDIAFREGRLANLDIVVAKFPKSIQKTLVVIIYAIIIIFLCSLVYLGTRLTYTTRFRTFNGVPNFSFAWVTVSLPCSAVFMIVTAVKRVIVLLKSNDCSAIAKM is encoded by the coding sequence ATGAACACACTATTTAATCGGATATGCAAAATTGAGAAGTACTTCGCCATGTTCGGCATCGTCGTGCTTACACTTTGCATCTTTCTGGGGGCAGTCTCACGAACACTTGGCAAACCCTTGAGCTGGACGACGGACATCGGCATGCTGATGTTGACTTGGTCCACCTTCCTAGGCGGTGACATCGCATTTCGGGAAGGAAGGCTCGCCAACTTGGATATTGTTGTTGCCAAGTTCCCTAAATCAATCCAGAAAACATTGGTGGTCATTATCTATGCAATCATCATCATTTTTCTTTGTTCCTTGGTCTATCTCGGGACGCGATTAACCTACACTACCAGATTCAGAACCTTTAACGGTGTGCCGAACTTCAGTTTTGCATGGGTAACCGTTTCCTTGCCTTGCAGTGCAGTCTTCATGATTGTTACAGCTGTGAAGCGAGTAATTGTCCTGTTGAAAAGCAATGACTGCTCTGCAATTGCGAAAATGTAG
- the ade gene encoding adenine deaminase: MNKKTLKKLIDVASGRLPADLVIKHCKIVDVYSGTITEGDIAISDGIIAGVGCYEGLKEIDAQGRYAAPGFIDSHIHIESSYVTPEEMGRLVVPYGTTTIIADPHEIVNVCGLKGLQYMLDAASETALDIRFMIPSCVPATPFEHAGAVVDAAAMSKPITDERILGVGEFMDFPGVIHAQDGALDKLMLAKQVGKLVDGHSPGVFGKDLNAYVATLIHTDHECSSVQEMHDRIAVGMYVLLREGSACHELSHLMKGITQYNSRRCLLCSDDRQPKTILEKGHLDEHMRMLTKAGIDPIVAIQMASLNAAECFRLFDRGALAPGLRADIVLLDDLKDFKAESVFIEGRLVAQKGCYLPEVKRHSIDNVRGSFHVKDFSLQKLRLKLSSDYVTTIDILPGGVVTAKGKARVARDEQGCFKYDPSQDVVKVAVVERHHATGNVAVALLRGYGITQGALAISIAHDSHNIIVVGVTDEDMAVAVESLISQNGGMVLVKDQKVIASMPMPVGGIMSDQRGEWVDEKLSEIHEVAYRELHVKEDVEPIMTLCFMSLAVIPEVKLTDMGLFDVTTFSFIPVEA; the protein is encoded by the coding sequence ATGAACAAGAAAACATTGAAAAAACTGATCGACGTGGCCAGCGGCAGGCTTCCTGCCGACTTGGTCATAAAGCATTGCAAGATTGTGGATGTGTATAGCGGTACCATTACCGAAGGTGATATTGCAATCTCCGACGGCATAATCGCCGGTGTTGGCTGCTATGAAGGACTGAAGGAAATCGATGCCCAGGGGCGCTATGCCGCCCCTGGCTTCATCGACAGCCACATCCACATTGAGTCCTCGTATGTTACTCCTGAGGAGATGGGAAGGTTGGTTGTTCCCTATGGGACAACCACCATCATTGCCGATCCTCATGAGATTGTGAACGTTTGCGGCCTCAAGGGGCTTCAGTATATGCTGGATGCTGCTTCCGAGACTGCCTTGGATATACGCTTTATGATTCCTTCCTGTGTACCGGCAACACCGTTTGAGCATGCAGGGGCGGTCGTAGATGCTGCTGCCATGAGCAAACCCATTACCGATGAACGCATATTGGGGGTGGGGGAGTTCATGGACTTTCCTGGAGTCATACATGCCCAGGATGGAGCTTTGGATAAGCTTATGCTTGCAAAGCAGGTAGGAAAGCTGGTTGACGGTCACTCACCAGGAGTGTTCGGCAAGGATTTGAACGCCTATGTCGCCACGTTGATCCATACCGATCATGAATGTTCCAGTGTACAGGAGATGCACGACCGTATCGCAGTCGGCATGTATGTGCTGCTTCGGGAAGGGTCGGCCTGTCATGAGTTGTCTCATCTTATGAAGGGGATCACCCAGTACAACAGCAGACGCTGTCTGCTCTGTAGTGATGACCGCCAGCCGAAGACCATTCTTGAGAAGGGGCATTTGGATGAGCATATGCGCATGCTCACTAAAGCAGGCATTGACCCGATTGTTGCCATCCAGATGGCCAGTTTAAATGCTGCTGAGTGTTTTCGCCTGTTCGATAGAGGGGCACTAGCTCCGGGCTTGAGGGCGGACATCGTACTGCTTGATGACCTGAAGGATTTCAAGGCTGAATCGGTTTTCATAGAAGGTCGGTTGGTTGCCCAGAAGGGCTGCTATCTTCCTGAGGTGAAGCGACACAGCATCGATAATGTCAGGGGAAGCTTCCATGTCAAGGATTTTTCCCTACAGAAGCTGCGGTTGAAGCTCTCCTCCGATTACGTCACTACCATCGATATTCTCCCTGGCGGGGTGGTAACCGCAAAGGGAAAAGCTCGTGTGGCACGTGATGAGCAAGGTTGTTTCAAGTATGACCCCTCCCAGGATGTAGTCAAGGTGGCAGTGGTGGAACGACACCATGCAACCGGCAATGTAGCGGTGGCTCTGCTGCGCGGCTATGGAATTACACAAGGGGCTCTAGCCATTTCCATCGCTCATGATTCTCACAACATCATCGTTGTGGGCGTGACTGATGAGGATATGGCTGTTGCCGTCGAGTCCTTGATCTCCCAGAACGGCGGTATGGTGTTGGTGAAGGACCAGAAAGTCATTGCTTCAATGCCGATGCCGGTGGGTGGGATCATGAGCGACCAACGTGGTGAGTGGGTGGATGAAAAGCTCAGTGAAATCCATGAGGTAGCGTATCGGGAATTGCATGTCAAAGAAGATGTGGAGCCGATTATGACGCTCTGTTTCATGTCCTTGGCAGTCATTCCTGAAGTAAAGCTGACCGACATGGGTTTGTTCGATGTAACTACCTTCTCATTCATTCCGGTAGAAGCATAA